In Vicinamibacteria bacterium, a genomic segment contains:
- a CDS encoding metalloregulator ArsR/SmtB family transcription factor, with translation MVTNKPDPEADLDRIFGALADPTRRAILARLARGEAMVGELAEPFDISRPAISKHLRVLERARLVRRTPEGRMSRCEIDASRMRGAAEWVERYRGLWEAQLDSLQRYVEKSSRDKEKDKEIDKEKKS, from the coding sequence ATGGTTACCAATAAGCCCGACCCCGAGGCTGACCTCGATCGCATCTTCGGCGCCCTCGCCGATCCGACCCGGCGGGCGATCCTGGCCCGGCTCGCGCGAGGGGAGGCGATGGTCGGGGAGCTCGCCGAGCCGTTCGACATCTCCCGCCCGGCTATCTCCAAACATCTTCGGGTCCTGGAGCGCGCCCGGCTGGTCCGTCGCACACCGGAGGGACGCATGAGCCGCTGCGAGATTGACGCCAGCCGCATGCGCGGCGCGGCGGAATGGGTGGAACGTTACCGCGGTCTCTGGGAGGCCCAGCTCGATTCCCTCCAGCGCTACGTCGAGAAATCATCCCGAGACAAAGAAAAAGACAAAGAAATAGACAAGGAGAAGAAGTCATGA
- a CDS encoding helix-turn-helix transcriptional regulator gives MKVGERIRDVRKSKRIRQKVLARMVGISPGALTNFEKGRRRISLDWLQRIAEALDTPMSYFLPDEKDRGRGTPGDPRERRLLTSWRNLKSQPLRDDFLRLLEDLGRTKGLRRPRAKS, from the coding sequence ATGAAGGTTGGGGAGCGGATTCGTGACGTTCGCAAGTCCAAGCGAATCAGGCAGAAGGTCCTGGCTCGTATGGTCGGGATTTCTCCCGGCGCCTTGACGAATTTCGAGAAAGGGCGGAGGCGTATCTCGCTCGACTGGCTTCAGCGAATTGCCGAGGCCCTCGACACGCCGATGTCGTACTTTCTGCCCGACGAAAAGGACCGAGGTCGGGGCACGCCCGGCGATCCGAGGGAGCGCCGGCTGCTCACGTCCTGGCGAAATCTCAAGAGTCAGCCGCTCCGAGATGATTTCCTGAGACTTCTGGAAGATCTCGGTCGGACGAAGGGGCTTCGCCGGCCCCGAGCGAAGTCCTAG